The genome window AGAACTGGTTCCCTGTTTCTCCTCTGACTTGCAGCTCCTGGCTGATGAAAATTGAGCATGAATTCCATTCCAGAAGCCATTTATTTAAGCCTATCATTGATATATAGCAAATGAAAACCCTAAGGGATGCATTAAAAGTGCAGACTTCTCTGGAGATCTCTCTCTGACAGTTGGCTTGCAAAGATAGGTCTCTTGCCACTGCTTAGTGCCCACTCTGTGCTAATGTTTCTGCTCatgttgtgttgtgttgtgttggtGTTAGCCTTATTAGTGTTGGTTGCCCTTTGACCTATCTCCCAGCCAGCGCCCAGCAATGAAGCAGGCTAAGTAGATGATTCACAGGACCCAGAGACTGCCTCAGCCACCTGGATGTGCTCAGGCTGTCTGCTGTTATGGCCACATATTACCCTCTTTACTGTGCCCCCAGGAAGCCTGACTATGGCGATAATGTGTTCTTAAGGAGCTCCAGCACAGTATCCAGTGTGGCCTAATCTAGATAAATGTGTGGATCCTTAGTGCATAAGTGTCCATCTGTTTGAGATTTTCTAGATGGGGAAAATTTAGAAAGTTGGAATTCTTTAGCCAGACTGTATGGAATCTGCAGGTCCTCAgactcctctttctcttcccataTCTACATTGTCTTCTACAGAAGTTTCTAACATACTCCTTTTCTCTAGACAGTCTGTGACAGAGCTGAGTTTAACTTTATACAGTACTGGGTGCTGAAAGAAATACAGGAAATGGCTTGCTCTCTCCTTCTCTGCGTTTTCCAGTGTAAGCTGGAAGGCAGGATGCAcatctgtcacagagacagagatcacagacacataaacacatacattGCTAACTAAAGACAGAGCACTAGGACCTGAGGGCTGGGAGACACTGAAGCAACTGGAGCCCAGCCTTAGTCAGCCCTGGGGAAATAGCAGAGGGGAGGGGCCCTTGCTGTAcatgtttttattcttattataaGATATCGAAGGCATTCAGTGATGGAATCCACAGAGGATAGTGACAATTCCTCCTCTTCTAGGATGGGCGTGGTACTCTTCCCATCAAAGGTTGGAGTCTGTTTCTCCTCTCTTCAAATTTGGGCTGACACTGTGACCTGCTTTGTCCAAAAGAATGTGGTGGAGGTGAGGCTGTGCCAGGTCTGGGCCTAGATCTTGGGAGATCCAGTGGTTACTGCTTTTACTTTTGGAATCAGCTCCCACATATCTCAGGATAGATTATTAAATTATGAGAGGCCACTTGGAGGACCACCAAGCCTCCCACCTGACAGCTAGCACCACCAGCCTACACGTGTGTGCCCCCCTTGAACACTTCTGCCCTAGTCAAGCCCAGTCTACTCCTTGTGGGTAGAGACTGGTTGTCCTTGCATAGCGCTATCCAAGTTCTAAAATTATGAGCAGATTAATGGTTGCTGTTATTTCAAGCCACTAAATGTTTAGGTGGTTTGTTATACAGTAACATATAACTGAGACTGCCTTCTCTGCATCAGACACTGAAGGTCAGGCTTTATCtccttttatcttcattttacaaatgaggaattgAAACTTATAAATTTCTCCAAGTCATGCTGGTAAGATTTGAACAAGGCCTGTTTAACTCCATGCCTTCCCTatttcttctcctctctctcaCTCAGTGACTGCCAGGGTAATGGGTCTGGGTTGGAATCAGTTCATATATTCTCAGCATGCATggtgaaggaataaaatattcaCACTGAAGACCACCTCCAGTCACAGTTAATCTTTCTGCATTCAAGGAGAACTGTACTAGAATCCTTAATTTTGTCATTTATGCATTTAGCACTGTGGTGTACCCTCTGAGCTAAGGCCTACGATGTGCCTGGGAGGGGGTGTagcttcttcattcattcatatttatcCAAAATCTTAAACACCTGTATCATTTTGGGGTTGAGCTGAGGGGGACAAATATTTCCCAGATTAGTGGCCTTGTGCTGAGTAAAGAATTCTTGTACCTGAGATCTATATTTTCTGGCTTTGCTGCCATTCTGATGGAGGAAAGAATtgttctatagctttttttctagTACCAGAAACAACTTCCAAAATCTAGCTTTTCAAAATAATTGGGTGATAGAAAATTGGAGATATGTTTCCTTAGGAGAAACTAACTTCCAGGTCGCTaaatcttcctcctccattcaccTGAAGGTGGGTGAAGTAGTAAATGCAGGGTCTCCCTAGTCAGGCTGCTCCAAGGGGAAGAAGGCATGCAGTTTATTAGCAACTTCTTACCCTCTGATCTCCACTTTACCACTACCTGCCTGGAGAGAGGGAAGCTACTGGCTCTGGTTTTCCCACCTCCATAGAACTTGAATCCTACAAGCAACTAAAATTCCACCTTTACCAGCAAGCTGTGGAAAAAGAGGCAGTCCTCTTCTCTCAGCTCTTCTTCACATAAGCTTGCAAGTTCTGGGCCTCCTCACCCTTTCCCTTATCACCCACTAAATCCCTCTGCTTCCTGTGGGATTTATTACAGTAACATCTCGCTCCTGCAAACCACCCCATCTCAAATTCACAGCTAACAACTAGGAAGTAAACAAGCCTATAGATGCCCCCAAATAATGGCCATAAACTCTGGAAACTAAAGCTCTTCAGCAATCTCTCAGAGACCTTTTACTGtaagattttagaacatttctaagAAGCTCTATTAATTGGTGGAGGCATTTTACAAACACAGCTTCTAGTTTAGAGGTAGTTACAAACAACCCTCAATAGCCTGTAAGGCACACAGTATAAAACTTGATATTCATCATCACCCCTCTTAACCATGTAACTGTGATTACAGGTCGCGATCCTCGCTTCAGATAAGCAAGGGGTCAAATATAAGCGTAGAGAGGTCAAATACATTCAAGCCTCTGGAGTTTGTAAACAGAGCCACGGTGGAATTCGAACCCATATCTCCCTGTCCGAAAAACCCCTTGTTTTCTTTACACGTTGGCTGGCTCAGGTTCCAAATTTTCTCGCTTAAAAAACTGATAGGTGTATTTCCTTAGAGAACCTCGATTTACTTAACATATAAATGTAAGGGCGTTTCTGTAATTTGAAAAATCACAACCTAGGAACTCTGGCAAATGCGGCGCGTGCATCTGGAATGAGCCCAAGGAAACCAATTTCCTCAGAGTTTTAGGGCCGATGGCTGCGAGGGACCTTAGGTAACCAAGCCAGTCCCCCCCAGTCGGCGCGAGTGCACAGAAGCCGGGGCCGGCGAACCCCGCCGCGACAAGCACGAGAAGGAGGGGGCGGACGGGGTAGGCAGGGCGCGAAACACACGGGCCTCGGTCCTTTGCAAGGACGGTCTCCCGGGCGTGCGCGCGTGCGTACCTTCCCCGCTTCAGCCCGGATGGAGTCTTTTGGAACAGTTCGCCACCAGCCGACTTCCGGCCGCATGCCCGCCGGAGCCCCGGCCCCTAGGGCTCCGCCAATCATTGCCCGCATGTGGTAGTTGTAGGTGGGGCCTTAGAGATTCGAAAGGAGCCCCGCCCCCTCGGTGCTGATTCCCGGGACTAGCTTAGGGAAGACAGCACCTTCCACGGGAGGTGAGGCATAGTGGGAAGGGAAAACTAAGGGTGGGCTGGAGGTGTGCTGTGGCTGTGGTGCCGTGGGGTATGGAAAGGTGGCTTGGGGAGCGGGAGAAGCCTGTGGCTGTGGTGCCGTGGGTGTATGGAAAGGTGGCTTGGGGAGCGGGAGAAGCCAAAGGATGGCGGCGGGGAGGAAGATGGGGCATTCAGATCGCCCCCAGTGAGGAGAGGCCAGATCGTCAGGCGACGGGAGGGCGGGCTGCGCAGAGGGATGGGTGCAGGGAGCTCTCTGCACCTTCCCGGGAGGTAGCAGGGGTAGTTAAGGTCATTTGCTACTTCTGGGACATTTGCTTTCTCTCCAAAATGACCCCAGACCCCTGGCTTGCACCTTGAGTCCAGCTGGGAGCCTTGGGCAGGATGGAGACTTGAAGAAAGGTATGTTGTCTCTCCAGTAAAGGTCTCAGCTGACTCTTGATCCTGCTGGCTGGAACATGGAAGGTTTGGAGGAAGGTAAGGAAACCCTGGAGGGTAGAATGAGGCGCCCGCGATTGAGAGCTGTGGTAGGGACCTAAGGCTGGCATTCATTCTTTACTCCATACAGATGTAAAGTTCATAGTGGATGAGACTTTGGACTTTGGAGGACTGTCACCATCTGACAGGTACCAGCCTCTTTATGCTACTTACTTTCCTCCAACTGCCTCTTCGTCTCTAACCCTTACGGATGAATTATTGGCCTCTGAGGTTGGGTTATCAAGGTCGGGTGTGCTGGGGCTGCTAGGTGGCTGGATGACTTGGGCCTCTATGACACTactggggaaggggagaagggatAAGCTGGAATGGGATTTCAGGGTGTTAAGAAGAGGGGTAAGTGGATTTGCAGCATCTTCATGGCGGCATAATTTCCAATGTCATTAAATGCTAAGGGCCCATCAGGCCTCACAGAACCAGGTGTCTCATCACTCAGAAGCCGTATCTGACAGCCAGCATGTGCACCAGGACTTGGGGGTTGTCCCTGGCTCTGCTGTGAGGGGTTTTGCCAGTTTCCTACTCTCTTTCATGTGGGCATGGTGCCTGGTTTGGTTTCTGTCTCAGTCATGAGGAGGAAGACATGGCAGTGTTGATGACTCCAGAGAAACCCATCCGAAGAGGCCTCTCCCACCGAAGTGACCCAAATGCAGTGGCCCCCGCCCCACAGGGTCTGAAGCTCAGCTTAGGCCCTCTCAGCCCAGAGAAGCTGGAGGAGATCCTTGACGAGGCCAACCGGCTGGCAGCTCACCTGGAGCGCTGTGCCCTGCAGGAGCGGGGGAGCGCAGGTGAGGGCTCCGGGCCTCGCAAGGTGAAGCCCAGCCCCCGGCGGGAGACCTTTGTGCTGAAGGACAGTCCTGTCCGAGACTTGCTGCCTACTGTGAGCTCTTTGGCATGGAGCACGCCCTCCCCAAGCAGCCTGACACCTCGGCTCCGGAGCAGTAATAGGAAGGGGTCAGTCAAGGCTCTCCGGGCAGCAGGTGGAAAGAGGCCCTCC of Manis javanica isolate MJ-LG chromosome 4, MJ_LKY, whole genome shotgun sequence contains these proteins:
- the PSRC1 gene encoding proline/serine-rich coiled-coil protein 1 isoform X4 yields the protein MEGLEEDVKFIVDETLDFGGLSPSDSHEEEDMAVLMTPEKPIRRGLSHRSDPNAVAPAPQGLKLSLGPLSPEKLEEILDEANRLAAHLERCALQERGSAGEGSGPRKVKPSPRRETFVLKDSPVRDLLPTVSSLAWSTPSPSSLTPRLRSSNRKGSVKALRAAGGKRPSGMKRESPTCNLFPTSKSPASTPLARSTPPIRGKAGPYGRAPASPLNPVRPVSVPQPPTSSSQHLSRTPGAAAKPSSRLPVPSAIPRPASRMPLTSRSVPPSKGAPPPDSLSTRKGLPRPSAAGHRVPVSQRPNLPVAGAARSNLQAPRKVAVPGPTR
- the PSRC1 gene encoding proline/serine-rich coiled-coil protein 1 isoform X6, with product MEGLEEDVKFIVDETLDFGGLSPSDSHEEEDMAVLMTPEKPIRRGLSHRSDPNAVAPAPQGLKLSLGPLSPEKLEEILDEANRLAAHLERCALQERGSAGEGSGPRKVKPSPRRETFVLKDSPVRDLLPTVSSLAWSTPSPSSLTPRLRSSNRKGSVKALRAAGGKRPSGMKRESPTCNLFPTSKSPASTPLARSTPPIRGKAGPYGRAPASEKSTPCSLSHPKTCQPNATHQPECTTQQRCSTSRFSVNPERTSKTKCCRAQSSCFPATKSPSCWCCSQQSAGPQESCSPRTYQVKRSGQQTKIQ